Proteins from one Staphylococcus sp. IVB6214 genomic window:
- the nth gene encoding endonuclease III: MISKKKALEMIDVIDGMFPDAECELVHNNAFELTIAVLLSAQCTDNTVNKVTKTLFQKYHTPEDYLAVSLEALQNDIRSIGLYRNKAKNIQKLCRSLIDQYDGEIPEDHAKLVGLAGVGQKTANVVMSVAFGEPALAVDTHVERVSKRLGICRWKDSVTEVERKLTSIIPKSRWTKSHHQLIFFGRYHCLAKKPKCDVCPLFADCREGQKRHRAAMRLEGAINE; encoded by the coding sequence TTGATTAGTAAGAAAAAAGCACTAGAAATGATTGATGTCATTGATGGCATGTTTCCAGATGCTGAATGCGAACTCGTTCATAACAATGCATTTGAACTTACAATTGCCGTCTTATTATCTGCACAGTGTACAGATAACACAGTAAATAAAGTAACGAAGACGTTATTTCAAAAATATCATACACCAGAAGACTATTTAGCAGTTTCCTTAGAAGCGTTACAAAATGATATTCGCTCAATTGGTTTATATCGAAATAAAGCAAAAAATATTCAAAAACTATGCCGTTCTTTGATTGATCAATATGATGGAGAAATCCCTGAAGATCATGCCAAATTAGTAGGACTTGCTGGTGTTGGCCAAAAAACAGCAAATGTTGTGATGAGCGTCGCATTTGGTGAACCCGCACTTGCAGTAGATACGCATGTAGAACGTGTTTCTAAGCGACTAGGAATTTGTCGTTGGAAGGACAGTGTGACAGAAGTTGAGCGTAAATTGACATCAATCATTCCAAAGTCAAGATGGACGAAAAGTCATCATCAACTTATCTTTTTTGGACGTTATCACTGTCTTGCAAAAAAACCAAAATGTGATGTCTGCCCGTTGTTTGCAGATTGTCGTGAAGGACAAAAACGCCATCGTGCTGCCATGCGGTTAGAAGGAGCGATAAACGAATGA